Part of the Mangifera indica cultivar Alphonso chromosome 4, CATAS_Mindica_2.1, whole genome shotgun sequence genome, aaaaatctatgcaaaataaaattattttcttttcacttaccaaatttattatcaaaagataatgaatgaagatttaattttttttaacttaaaatatgaGAATTCATTTTTTCGCAAATCTTATGTGGGTAATATATGTTGGCCATAAATTTAAATCGTACAAAAATGACATTTCAGCCCTTCCGACAGAAGCGACTGAACACAAATCCAAGTCCAAGCAAAAGAAATCTAAAcaaaaaacaacacaaaaataaGGAATAAGTACccttccaaaaaataaaaaacacacacaaaatCACCGTGTAGCGCGCTCCATCTTCTAAAGCAAACCCTCCCCATCCAACGGTCGAGATCCGGTCTTTGCTTCCCTCAACTTGCTCGATCTTTAACACCCTCCCCGTAAAAACCCCCGCTAACTACCCTTCTACCAGTTCCACGTTttagttttaaacttttttattctctgtattttaaatttatttttttctctctgatCTCTCCCGAGTAATCACAATGTCCACGACGGAACAGAGAGAGACTCATGTTTACATGGCCAAGCTCGCCGAGCAGGCCGAGAGATATGAAGGTTTCGTTTTCGTGCATTCATAGCTTTCAATGTTTGACTGAGGTTTTGTAATTGCATTCTCATTTATCTCGTTTAAAATGCTTATTACGGATGAACAATGGTATAAATCGACAATGGATATGATTGTTAACAGTTTTCATTCGTATAATCAGCTTAATAGATTCAGATTATTCATTTCATTCAGTAATTTAGTTTTCTTGAATGAGCAATGATTTCAATCGACAATGCGTATTGTTAATGATATGTTGTGAtactaattttgtttgttaatgatTCTTGAGATTATTTCAATTGTTGTGAATCTGTTGTCATGTAATGTAATTGGTGTGGATGGCCTGGGAAATTTACTCCTGACGAAGATTACGATTGATAGCTCTCTTTGAAATGGTGCAGAAATGGTAGAGAGTATGAAAAAAGTTGCAAAACTAGGTGTTGAGCTGACTGTGGAGGAGAGGAATCTCCTTTCTGTGGGGTACAAAAATGTTATTGGAGCGCGAAGAGCTTCGTGGCGCATTATGTCATCAATCGAGCAGAAAGAAGAGTCCAAGGGAAATGAGCACAATGTGAAAATGATTAAGGACTACCGCCACAAGGTAGAGGAGGAGCTTTGCAATATTTGTGGTGATATTTTGAGTATCATAGACACCCACCTCATCCCTTCTTCCACCTCTGGAGAAGCCACAGTTTTCTACTGCAAGATGTGAGTAATCTTGCCCTTAGGATATATTTGTTTCGGTCAGGAGGAATTTACTATAACTGTCTTGATCATTTAATGTTTCATAttgcaaatttgttattttgtctTATTTGATACAGTTCGGAATATATTCAAAAAGGTAGCATGAAAGAAAATACCTTTGTTGGTATGACAATAAGTTTTTCCTGCCTGTTGCACTTTTAGTGGACATGTAAGTTGCAAGCGCTTTAATCACGATTCTGGCCTGCTGAAGCGACATAAATTATCTGGCCCTCCTCTTGCATGATTACATCCTCTTTATGTATGCTAACTTCGTTATACATGTGCTCGTAGAATTATGCTCAGGTGTAAATAATTTCACATATTCTTAGAACTGTAATTTATAATCACGCTCGAATCAGGAAAGGTGACTACTACCGCTACCTTGCTGAGTTCAAGACAGACCAGGAAAGAAAAGAGTCAGCTGAGCAATCTTTGAAGGGCTATGAGGCATGTCCATTTGACATCTACTTCATACAAAAAAGTGCAAAATTAACACATACTCATCTAGCAttctttacttttatatttCGTTAATGTTTCctcttattgtttttttttttcccacttATAGGCTGCTTCTGCAATTGCAAGCAAAGATCTTCCTTCAACTCACCCAATCCGTCTTGGCCTTGCTCTTAACTTCTCTGTATTCTACTATGAGATAATGAACTCGCCCGAGAGGTATTTAATTTGAAGTATTGCAATTTGAAGTTATGGAGCTCTTTTTTGTTCTAGTTTTGCTTGATCATTTGATTACCTTTTATAActtcttttaattcaaaacttgCAGGGCCTGCCATTTGGCAAAACAAGCCTTTGATGAGGCCATTGCAGAGTTGGACACCTTAAGTGAAGAATCATACAAGGACAGCACCCTGATTATGCAGCTTTTGAGAGATAACCTTACCCTCTGGACATCTGATTTACCTGAAGATGGAGGTACTGTATATGTTGTAAATTGAAGTTCCAAGCTTAGATTTAGTGGGATTGCATAGCTGAAGAAAATAGGTAATTCTGAAATTGATTTTAAGACCCCGAAATGCATAGTGCATCTTAAATGATTTTGCAAGTATTACACGGTTGGTATAGGAACCAAACATCTCCATTTTACATAATCTAAATTGTAGCTCAGTATTTACTTCATTGAGGTTTGATTTAAAGAAGTCATAACACATATACACATACAGGTAGGaactaattttccttttttcggTTGGTCTTAATTAATAGTATCTTAGTGGTAAATTTGGGTTCTATCTCATTGAGTTCGATAAAACTCTAGAATGTCCGGTTAGTTTCAACCAATGTGCACAAATTGAAATGCCCTCCTAAAGCTCCATCTGAGACATAAAATGGATATTTGCAGGTGAAGATAACCAGAAAGCCGAAGAATCCAAACCCGCTGCTCCCACAGAAGTTGAGGTAAGTATTTATGTGATTCTTTTTGCTACGGTAACCGATTCTTTTGCCTTTGCTGCCACTCAACATTGTCCTGTTTTGCAGAATTGATGGGTAAGCTGGGAGCTACACTCGGCAATTAGAATTTTAACAACTTTGTGGAAGCATCTTGGTTTCAGCTTTTTTCTCAGAAGTGGATTGCATAGAAAAATTTAGACACTTATGATGCCTACTTATCCTTTTGAGTCTTACCTAAGTCAGATTATAAGTTTTGATCACTTGTTCTGCCTTTTCCTCTTGTCTtctgatttatttttcttgtttcccTTTAAGATTCTCGTCAAAAATATTGGATTAcaattcttattctttttatatatcaCTTCTCATAGTATTACAATTTCTGTACGTCCTGATTGCTGCTGGAAGGCCATGAAGACATTCCGTAGCAGGTGATTCAATTTTACGTTAAACCAACCTTTAGTTGACGTTAATTCCTAAATCCTGATCCAATTCGTGAATGGACATGTCGAAAGAACACCGCAATTTTAAAGCTTGCGGATCTTTCATTAAATGGCACCACACCAAATTGGTATCACTACATGtgcaaataatataattgtaattttatttttaatttaaaatcacttgattatataataatatattattatttatacataaatttatatttattatttgtatatataattttattgtaccAAATTATTAAATGCAATTGCAAAGAATTTCATTTATGGGATATTTAGATCGAgagtataaaataaaaattactcaaCATTACTTTATgtattaaacatttaaatattatcaaaataattataattttattataattatattattatgtataaatttttagagccaaatatctttatttttaattaatataacaaataatataaaaaatattttaaaataattatacaaaaaaaaatacattaataaaataatatattaatatttttttattatctataatcgaataaaataattatttatatttaattataaaatacaataataatttatatccaataatcttaaaaatattctacctttgtaaatttttattttattttaaataaaatattatttaaatcaaacacaccCCTTAAACTATGCTGGGTTTTATGTTTTTCCTGATTTGGAATTTTCGCAGCTTCTCAAGAAActaagatttattattatttttttttttttggacagctggtataaaaaattacaaggaTCATTTAATTGTGGATACATCAAAGCGTTGAGAGAAATGTTAAAATTTCCTCTACCACACTGATTCAAAGTCATGtacaaaagacaaaagaaaaagtatTCCTTCTCTCCCTATAATTTCCTGTATACATTTCAAGATAAGTGAAAAATTAGTTCGCAAGGGTGTTGTTCACACTCTAAAACTGTTGACTTGAATAGATGAATCATCATCTTGATAATGTTTCTGACCACGAGCTATGAGCAAGACAAGAACCAAAAgctcatatatgcatatatcTACACCAAAAATTGTTTCACTATTCTTCCTTGTCAAAGTAACTTTGTGGCAAGTTAAAATCTTCCTCATGACTCAGTATTTCCATCTCTTCATCATCCGGTTTCTGAATATAGAAAGATGAGCAAGATCAGCAAGTGCAGACATAAACCAAAATTTAGTTTTCTTCCTCTCTTATATATATCCAAATCCTTTCATGTGTCGACTGTATTTTTGAACATGCAACTgatttaataacaataaagtgCATGTACACACTTGCATCAAAACTTTAGTCAACCCCCCACAATAAGTAGGATAAAAAACCCTTGTTAATGGGAAAACAAGCaaacacataacaaaaattaaatatataccaGCATTTCTAGGTTGTAGAATCGATCGATCAACTGCAAAACCTCGTCAGGGGAAAAGTGGCGGTCAAATCTGGGATTATGAGTTAGCAAAGTATAGAAGTAAGGGAAAATGAAGATTTACTAGAACCTTTGAACTAAAACCTAGCAATTAAGAAGGAAGCACAAGTGTGAGGACAACTACCTTCTGCGCAGGAATTCCATTAGACCATAAAGGACAAAGTGGTGATGCATACCTGCTTGATAAAAACTTTGTTGAG contains:
- the LOC123214913 gene encoding uncharacterized protein LOC123214913; protein product: MEKDKEKEKEEEQEGMSVHSPCKAPPSSASSLPKEQSQVELELRLLEALEIYPPVKLRGMHHHFVLYGLMEFLRRRFDRHFSPDEVLQLIDRFYNLEMLKPDDEEMEILSHEEDFNLPQSYFDKEE
- the LOC123214911 gene encoding 14-3-3-like protein GF14 iota — encoded protein: MSTTEQRETHVYMAKLAEQAERYEEMVESMKKVAKLGVELTVEERNLLSVGYKNVIGARRASWRIMSSIEQKEESKGNEHNVKMIKDYRHKVEEELCNICGDILSIIDTHLIPSSTSGEATVFYCKMKGDYYRYLAEFKTDQERKESAEQSLKGYEAASAIASKDLPSTHPIRLGLALNFSVFYYEIMNSPERACHLAKQAFDEAIAELDTLSEESYKDSTLIMQLLRDNLTLWTSDLPEDGGEDNQKAEESKPAAPTEVEN